In Sebastes fasciatus isolate fSebFas1 chromosome 24, fSebFas1.pri, whole genome shotgun sequence, the following are encoded in one genomic region:
- the LOC141763010 gene encoding C-X-C chemokine receptor type 1-like has protein sequence MSILSMLSNCYDNLPVSICFPSIVMSYTFSFEDYYDNVTTHDNHTPYVVDPKTLSCEIKPLAPTAALTLCLILIAIFLLAIPGNLLVGWVIGTSRQALTPSDVYLLHLTIADGLMAVTIPFSAVAVVKGWIFGDFMCKILSLVFEANFYTSILFLASISVDRYLVIVRASESLQSRQRMCSRLMCAAVWALGWALALPALFRDATKPDPDSDRMSCIETFDIGSSTSWRNATRGFRHIFGFLLPLIVMVGCYSVTVGRLLRSRGFRKHRAMKVIIAVVIVFLLCWTPYHITMIVDTLLRAELIPFDCALRRAVTKALVITKGLALFHSCINPVLYAFVGEKFRNKMLQVLQKKARGQARQERMGSKFSRSTSQTSEGSGVVL, from the coding sequence ATGTCAATACTGAGCATGCTGAGCAACTGCTATGATAATTTACCAGTATCAATATGTTTTCCATCCATAGTCATGTCGTACACCTTCTCCTTCGAGGATTATTATGATAATGTTACCACCCACGACAATCACACACCCTACGTTGTGGATCCAAAGACGTTATCATGTGAGATAAAACCACTGGCTCCTACAGCAGCTTTGACCCTGTGTCTCATCCTCATAGCCATCTTTCTACTGGCTATACCAGGGAACCTGTTAGTAGGGTGGGTGATCGGCACCAGCAGACAGGCGCTGACTCCATCGGATGTGTACTTGCTCCACCTAACGATAGCAGATGGCCTGATGGCAGTAACCATCCCATTCTCGGCCGTAGCAGTGGTTAAAGGATGGATCTTTGGAGACTTCATGTGCAAGATCCTCAGCCTCGTCTTCGAAGCAAACTTCTACACCAGCATCCTCTTCCTGGCCAGTATTAGCGTCGACCGCTATCTTGTGATCGTGCGCGCCAGTGAGAGTCTCCAGAGTCGTCAGAGGATGTGCAGCCGGCTCATGTGTGCGGCGGTGTGGGCCCTCGGTTGGGCTCTCGCCCTGCCTGCGCTCTTCAGAGACGCCACCAAGCCAGACCCGGACTCAGACAGGATGAGTTGTATCGAAACCTTTGACATCGGCAGCTCCACCTCATGGAGGAATGCCACTCGCGGGTTCCGCCATATTTTTGGCTTCTTGCTCCCTCTGATCGTCATGGTAGGCTGCTACAGCGTCACCGTCGGGAGGCTGCTGCGCTCTCGAGGTTTCCGGAAGCATCGGGCCATGAAGGTGATCATAGCCGTGGTGATTGTGTTTCTGCTGTGCTGGACGCCGTACCACATCACCATGATTGTGGACACACTCTTGAGGGCCGAACTGATACCGTTTGACTGCGCTTTGCGGAGAGCAGTGACCAAGGCTTTGGTTATAACCAAAGGCCTGGCTCTGTTCCACAGCTGCATCAACCCCGTCCTCTACGCCTTCGTGGGAGAGAAGTTCAGGAACAAAATGTTGCAAGTTCTTCAGAAGAAAGCCCGTGGCCAAGCCAGACAGGAGAGGATGGGGTCAAAGTTCAGCAGGTCGACATCTCAGACCTCAGAGGGCAGCGGAGTGGTTCTTTGA